The following DNA comes from Melopsittacus undulatus isolate bMelUnd1 unplaced genomic scaffold, bMelUnd1.mat.Z mat_scaffold_514_arrow_ctg1, whole genome shotgun sequence.
TGGAAGGGGATTAGGGTGCACTGGATAGACTGGGATGGAATAGGATGGGATTGGAATGGACTGGGATGGAATAGGATGGGATTGGAATGGACTGGGATGGAATAGGATGGGATTAGGATAGATTGGGATGGAATAGGATGGGATTGGAatggactgggatgggattgggatagactgggatagactggaAGGGGATTGGGGTGGAATGAGATAgactgggatgggattgggatagactgggatggaATAGGATGGGATTGGAATGGACTGGAAGGGGGTTGGGGTGGACTGAGatagactgggatggactgggatgggatgtggataAAGTGGTATAGACAGGGATGCAATAGGATGGGATTGGAATAGACTAGAAAGGGATTGGGATGGAgtgggatagactgggatggaataggatgggaatgggatagactgggatggaataggatgggaatgggatagactgggatggaATAGGATGGGACTGGAAGGGGATCaggatggactgggatagactgggatggactggaaggggattgggatggactgggatgggattgggatagaCCGGGATATACTGGAAGGGGATTGGGGTGGTCTGGGATAAACTAGGAGGGAATAGGATGGGATTAgaatggactgggatggactggaaGGGGAttgggagggactgggatagAATAGGATGGGATTGGAatggactgggatgggattgggatgaaGTAGGATACACTGGGATGAAATAGGATGGGATTGGAATGGACTGGAAGGGGATcaggatggactgggatggactgggaggggaTTGGAATGGACTGGGATAGACTAGGAGGGAATAGGAATGGATTGGGATGGACTGGAAGGGGATCaggatggactgggatagactgggagggGATTGGAATGGACTGGGAGGGTCAGGGGCTCTCCCAGCTccatactgggagcactggcaAGGTCCCCGCTTACCTCGGCCCCCCCGGAAGCCGCCGCGTCCCCCCCCTCGGGGGCTGAACCCTGTGGAACCAGTGTtaaactgggagcactgggagcactgggagcacagggctgcaggctcccagtattcccagtttGCCTcaagcacccccccccccctgctcATCCCAgttccccagccccatcccgTTCCCTCCCATTAGATCCCATTAGATCCCGTTagatcccattcccaccccattccctcccattagatcccattaaatcccattagatcccattcccatcccattccctcccattagatcccattaaatcccattagatcccattcccatcccattccctcccattagatcccattaaatcccattagatcccattcccatcccattccctcccattagatcccattaaatcccattagaccccattcccatcccattccctcccattagatcccattagatcccattaaatcccattagatcccattagaccccattcccatcccattccctcccattaggtcccattcccatcccattccctcccattaggtcccattcccatcccattccctcccattagatcccattagaccccattcccatcccattccctaccattagaccccattagatcccattaaatcccattagaccccattcccatcccattagatcccattagaccccattcccatcccattagACCCCATGAGatcccattagaccccattggatcccattagctcccattaaaccccattagatcccattagaccccattcccatcccattagaccccattagatcccattagaccccattggatcccattagctcccattaaaccccattagatcccattaaaccccattggatcccattaaaccccattggatcccattagCTCCCATTAAACCCCATTAGATCCCAGTTTATCCCATTAGatcccagtttatcccagtCCATACCTGGCCTCATCCCACGTGTTGCTCCGACAACACCGGAACCGGAACTGCCTCCCCTAAGCCCCGCCCCCGTACGTACGTCATGACGTCATCCAGCGCCGccgggtcctagtgcccgtctgcggcaccggggggggggggggaagggattttggggtgaaaaagggggAATTTGGGGTTTCTGGGGCAATTTTGGGTCAATTCCGTGTTATTTTGGGTCAATTTCGTGCAATTTTGCGTCAATTTCGTGTTATTTTGGGTCAATTCCGTGTTTTTTGGGTCAATTTCGTGCTAGTTTGGGTCAATTCCGTGCCATTTTGGGTCAATTTTGTGCTATTTTGGGTCAATTCCGTGTTATTTTGGGTCAATTACGTGCATTTTGGTCAATTCCGTGTATTTTGGGTCAATTTCGTGCTATTTTGGGTCAATTCCGTGCTCTTTTGGGTCCTCCAAGCCATGGCGTGGCCCAGGCCTCTTTGGGGCCGCTCCCTCCCCCTCCGCCGTCTCTATGGTTCCCCCCATTGAAGTCTATGGAGCGCCCTCGCGTTACGTCACTTCCGGCGCCGCTCTGCGCTTCCGCTGCGTCTCGGTGGTTCCGGCCTGAAAGTGACTTTGAGCGGAGACGGGTGAggaactgggatgaactgggatgaactgggagcaatgggagccccattgggatcaatgggagcccatagggatcaatgggagccCCATTGGGATCAACGGGAGCaccattgggatcaataggaCCCCCattgggagcaatgggggggggggcactgggacagactgggagcaatgggagcgCCATGGGATCAATTGGAGccccattgggatcaataggaCCCCCATTGGGATCAACGGGAGCCCCattgggagcaatgggggggggcactgggacggactgggagcaatgggagccccattgggatcaattggaccccattgggatcaataggaccccattgggatcaataggaCCCCattgggagcaatgggagcccCATTaggagcaatggggggggcactgggacggactgggagcaatgggagctcCATTGGGATCAATTGGACCCTATTGGGAGCAATAGGAGCCACattgggagcaatgggggggggcactgggacgGACTGGGATCAACGGGAGCGCCATTGGGATCAATTGGACCCCCATAGGGATCAACGGGAGccccattgggatcaatgggggggcactgggacggactgggagcaatgggagcgccattgggatcaatgggagccccatagggatcaatgggagcaccatagggatcaatgggagcaCCATTGGGATCAACGGGAGCCCCattgggagcaatggggggggcactgggacggactgggagcaatgggagcgccattgggatcaatgggggggggcactgggacggactgggagcaatgggagcccattgggatcaataggaGCCCCattgggagcaatgggagccccattgggagcaatggggggggggcactgggacggactgggagcaatgggagcgCCATTGGGATCAATTGGACCATATTGGGATCAATAGGACCCCCattgggagcaatgggggggggcactgggacgGATTGGGCTCAATGGGGCCATTACTGGGAGTGCCCAGTGGGgttactgggagcactggggggtATTAATGGAGGCTGAGAGTATTTATTAGCCCTAATAAGCTTAATTAACCTATTAATTGCCTTACATTAGTCATTAGAGGGGGGTAATTAGGCCTAATGGCTATTAATTACCCCGGGGGGGTATTAATTACCCCAGGGAGGGTATTAATTGACCCTAATGGGTATTAATTACCCCGGGGGGGTATTAATTGACCCTAATGGGTATTAATTACCCCGGGGAGGGTATTAATTGATCCTAATGGGTATTAATTAGCCCATTATGGCTTAATTAACCCATTAATTATCCTTATTAAGCTTCTATTGCCACTTCCATAGGGGGGCATTAATGCAACCCTAATGGCCATTAATTAGCCCATTAATTAATGGGGTTAATTAATTAATGGGGGTCTTAATGGCAAGGGGGTTAATTAATGCTATGGCTCTTAATTAAGGCTATGGGGTATTAATTACCCTATTAGGGATTAATTAACCCCATTAATAACCTGTTATTACCTTTATATTCACCTCTTGCTTTAACCCCCCCATAGAGCAGTAATGACCCCATTAGGGCAattaatggggttataatgggaatgggatggcaatgggatctaatgggatgggaatggggtctaatgggagggaatgggatgggaatggggtctaatgggagggaatgggatgggaatggggtctaatgggatgggaatggggtgggaatgggagggaatgggatgggaataatggggtctaatgggagggaatgggatgggaatgggagggaatgggatgggaataatggggtctaatgggagggaatgggatgggaatgggatctaatgggagggagtgggatgggaatgggatctaatggtagggaatgggatgggaatgggctCTAATAACCACCCCAATAAGCCATTAATACCCCAAGGGGGGCTATTAATGAAGGGGGGTAATTAATCCCTGTTAATTGCCCCCATGCCATGGGGGGGCAGTTAATGAGGGGGGGGGTAATTAAGCACCATTAATTGCCCCCCTAGGCCATGGCTGAGGACATCCAGGCCAAGCTCAAGCGCTATAAGACTGCCCCATTCGACAGCCGCTTCCCCAACCAGAACCAGACCAAGAACTGTTGGCAGAACTATGTCGGTAGggaccctatagaccctatggaccctatagatccctatagatCACTATGGACCCTATGGACCCTATAGATCCTTATAGATCCTATggaccctatagaccctatgGACCCTAGAGACCCTATGGACTctatagaccctatagatccctatggaccccatggaccctatagaccctatagatccctatggaccccatggaccctatagaccctatagatccctatggaccctagagaccctatagaccctatgGATCCTATAGACTCTGtagaccctatagaccctatgGACCCTATAGATCCTATAGGCCCTATGGACCTTATAGAgcctatagaccctatagatccctatggacCCTATAGACActatagatccctatggacactatagaccctatagaccctatggaccctatagaccctacgtaccctatagaccctatagatcTCTATggaccctatagaccctatgGACCCTTTAGATCCTATAGACCCTATGGACCCTATAGATCATATAGACCCTATGGATCCTTATAGGCCCTATggaccctatagaccctatggaccctatagaccctatagatccctatagaccctatggaccctatagaccctatagatTCCTATggaccctatagaccctatagatccctatggaccctatagaccctatagatcATATAGaccctatggatccctatgggccCTCTAGACCCTATggaccctatagaccctatggaccctatagaccctatgGACCCTATAGACCCTACATATAACCCTAATTCCCATCCATAGATTTCCATCGGTGCCAGAAGGCCATGGCAGCCAAGGGGGCGGATGCGGCCCCATGTCAATGGTACTATAGGGTCTACAAGTCCCTGTGCCCCACTTCGTGGGTGAgtagggggcaatggggtggggggggtgtggggagcaggatgggggacctatggggatcaatggggggggggttctgCTTTGGGGTTCTCTTGGTGTCCCTATGGCCATCAGGGTCTCCAGGGTGACCCCATGATCTATGGGTTCCTCTTGGTGTCCCCATGATCTATAGGTTCCTCTTGGTGTGTccatggtgtccccatggcCATCAGAGTGTCCCCATGATCTATGGGGTCCTCTTGGTGTGCCCATGATCTATGGGgtccccatgttatccccatgttatccccatgttatccccatgatattcccatgttatccctatgatatccccatgttatccccatgttatccccattATATCCCTATGatatccccatgttatccccatgttattcccatgttatccccatgatattcccatgttatccctatgatattcccatgttatccccatgttatcccccTACAGGTGACCACATGGGACGAGTACCGTGAAGAAGGCATCTTCCCAGGCAAGATCTGAGCACCTCCAACCCCAAGGAGGTGACACTGGTGTCACTGTGGTGGTGTCATCCCatatgggtcactatggggctggatggggcaaCCTTGTCACCCACTTGGTGGCCAATAAAGGGTTTAACTGGTCCATGGAGTGCTTATGGAAGGGGTGGagggggtcctatggggtggTTGGTGGCCCTATGGGGGTGGCTGGTGGCCCCATGGTGGTGGTTGGTGGTCCTATGGGGGCGTTTGGTGGTCCTATGGTGGTGTTGGGTGGTCCTATGGTGGTGGTTGGTGGTCCTATGATGATGGAGATGACCCCATGGTACTGGTTGGGTGGCCCCATGGTGCTGGTTGGGTGGCCCTATGGTGGTGTTTGATGGCCCTATGGTGGTGGAGATGACCCCATGGTACTGGTTGGGTGGCCCTATGGTGGTGGAGATGACCCCATGGTACTGGTTGGGTGGCCCAATGGTGGTGTTTGGTGGCCCTATGGTGGTGGAGATGACCCCATGGTGGTGGTTGGGTGGCCCTATGGTGGTGTTTGGTGGCCCCATGGTGGTGGAGATGACCCCAT
Coding sequences within:
- the LOC117438638 gene encoding cytochrome c oxidase subunit 6B1-like — translated: MERPRVTSLPAPLCASAASRWFRPESDFERRRAMAEDIQAKLKRYKTAPFDSRFPNQNQTKNCWQNYVDFHRCQKAMAAKGADAAPCQWYYRVYKSLCPTSWVTTWDEYREEGIFPGKI